One window of the Dermacentor andersoni chromosome 10, qqDerAnde1_hic_scaffold, whole genome shotgun sequence genome contains the following:
- the LOC129380306 gene encoding uncharacterized protein, which yields MISIGLLSLAAILHVVACSTQMPSLTLCPGEHDPTIHITNITITNAKLGEKMNIDAAFDITEQLDSDPVLYVSFARPDGTQLWCPDYISECELMLCGGTKIDELQLTSEWDNECPIQPGSYTAHTSVRLLDISSSEEFIGDGNVVVTLNIENGGKTVECVYFTVFVEE from the exons ATGATTTCGATTGGCCTCCTCAGCCTTGCCGCCATACTTCACGTGGTGGCCTGCTCCACACAGATGCCTTCTTTAACCCTTTGCCCCG GTGAACATGACCCGACCATACACATCACGAACATCACCATCACAAACGCGAAACTTGGCGAGAAGATGAATATTGACGCAGCCTTCGACATCACGGAGCAACTCGACTCTGACCCTGTCCTCTATGTGTCCTTCGCGCGACCCGACGGGACACAACTTTGGTGTCCCGATTACATATCTGAGTG CGAACTGATGCTATGCGGCGGGACAAAAATCGACGAGCTTCAGCTTACCAGCGAGTGGGACAACGAATGTCCCATTCAACCGGGCTCCTACACCGCTCACACCTCTGTTCGTCTTCTCGACATCAGTAGTTCCGAGGAGTTCATAGGG GATGGAAACGTCGTGGTCACACTCAACATAGAAAACGGCGGGAAAACAGTCGAGTGCGTGTATTTTACCGTCTTTGTCGAAGAATAA